ATGGAAACGGCTGCAAAGAGGCTTGAACCCAGAGCAAGGGGAAGCTGACTGCTGTTAAAGGTTGCACGGACATAGGCACGTAGCCATTTCCCAGGTTCATCCCCCTTCTCCTTTGCCAGTTCGGATTCAATCGCCGCATTAAAACCATCAATAAGATGCTGAATGATCCCCGTGATTAGAGCTTCTTTATTGGGGAAGTGATAGAGTAAACCACCTTTGCTGACTTTGGCTGCATGTGCGACCGCATCTAGTGTCAGAGCTTCGTTGCCTTGATTGATGAGGATATCGATCGCGCATTGAATCAGGCGATCTTGAGTTTCAGAACGTTTCTTGCCAGGTGTAGAAGCTTTTTCGGCAGCTTTGCTAGTTTTGATGGCTTTTATAAGTTTCATTAAGGTTCGATCTCAGCACTTCTGGTTCAAGGCGATCCTGTTTCTTTATTATACCGTCCAGACTGTCTAGTGGTTGAAACGCAAAAATCGTCTGCCTAGT
Above is a genomic segment from Leptolyngbya sp. FACHB-261 containing:
- a CDS encoding TetR/AcrR family transcriptional regulator; the encoded protein is MKLIKAIKTSKAAEKASTPGKKRSETQDRLIQCAIDILINQGNEALTLDAVAHAAKVSKGGLLYHFPNKEALITGIIQHLIDGFNAAIESELAKEKGDEPGKWLRAYVRATFNSSQLPLALGSSLFAAVSISLNPETAKQIDTQISEWQHKLYNCGLDPVQASIVHLATEGLWATEMFEINAPNQTLRKQILKRLLDMTREAH